From Bacillus rossius redtenbacheri isolate Brsri chromosome 16, Brsri_v3, whole genome shotgun sequence, a single genomic window includes:
- the LOC134540425 gene encoding myb/SANT-like DNA-binding domain-containing protein 3, which translates to MASQGCNLSKKQRNKNTSQQEKYILLDLVTEHFNIIENKKTDGVSQQQKMKQWQILADTFNCMSGEHHRTAENLKAVWENLKKHTRKTSADQRVQVLTGTGGGPSKTVSKDPICERVQSLIKPTIDGAKNPFDSDSDAIILPFDASNRPTDEDDSIQLDVGAEVDVSFVETAETVTLPNGDWTHYTPAMLSSPVCSALRHSNNNSAITNTVQTNTTDSCSASSGKAMPPSSRGNASVQSPFTSKRRPTPATKVKEVSAVNAAKIELIELAKKHAIEEKEVMKEIWELRLQQEREKVKQEKLQTELLSLQILKIKKELEHLQ; encoded by the exons ATGGCGAGCCAAGGCTGTAATTTGTCAAAgaagcagagaaataaaaatacatcgcAGCAGGAGAAATACATTCTTTTAGATTTAGTAACTGAACATTTCAatatcattgaaaataaaaaaacagatggtGTTTCACAGCAACAAAAAATGAAGCAGTGGCAAATACTTGCAGATACTTTCAATTGTATGTCTGGAGAACATCACAGGACTGCAGAAAATTTAAAAGCGGTGTGGGAGAATCTCAAAAAGCACACGCGAAAGACTTCTGCTGATCAACGAGTTCAAGTATTAACTGGaacag GTGGAGGTCCTTCAAAAACAGTTAGTAAGGATCCCATTTGTGAGAGAGTGCAGAGCCTAATCAAACCGACTATCGATGGTGCCAAGAATCCCTTCGATTCAGATTCAGATGCAATAATATTACCATTTGATGCATCAAATAGGCCTACTGATGAGGATGACAGCATTCAACTGGATGTCGGAGCAGAAGTGGATGTTTCTTTCGTGGAGACGGCAGAGACA gTAACTCTTCCAAATGGCGACTGGACGCATTATACTCCAGCCATGCTCAGCAGTCCTGTGTGTTCTGCCCTTCGACACTCCAATAACAACTCGGCTATCACAAACACAGTGCAGACCAATACTACTGATTCATGCAGTGCAAGTAGTGGGAAGGCAATGCCTCCTAGCAGTAGGGGAAATGCTTCAGTGCAATCTCCCTTTACTAGCAAGCGGCGACCAACCCCGGCCACCAAAGTGAAAGAAGTAAGTGCTGTCAATGCAGCAAAAATCGAACTAATtgaacttgcaaaaaaacatgcaATCGAGGAAAAAGAAGTTATGAAAGAAATCTGGGAACTGCGGTTACAACAAGAACGAGAAAAAGTAAAGCAGGAAAAGCTGCAAACTGAACTTTTATCTTtacaaatcttgaaaataaagaaagaactaGAACATTTGCAGTAA